From a single Miscanthus floridulus cultivar M001 chromosome 8, ASM1932011v1, whole genome shotgun sequence genomic region:
- the LOC136470374 gene encoding patatin-like protein 3 — translation MAVRAADGLLASTALVRMEAVLQLRAGSPVERLVDFFDAAAGSTRGPFWPPCYSRAGGACAALTALAFLLRDTAPRAGNKNKEMCRGELVFVHPTNLLELLCPPEGLDGIVARTKGVWPPLFFSAGVEVASVADPLRWCRAVVSGGALGNPTTAAIAHMLNNRREFPTAATIVDFLIMSINTRTSPGSSASSTEETGMGTPCPQARIGSSTGLDVPSTDNGGGELLQQPLGALEQVPQPALLCSSSPPWAARDGVGGPWTSAPSPSFSASAC, via the exons ATGGCAGTGCGCGCGGCCGACGGGCTCCTGGCCAGCACCGCGCTGGTGCGCATGGAGGCCGTGCTGCAGCTACGCGCCGGTAGCCCCGTGGAGCGGCTCGTCGACTTCTTCGATGCGGCTGCAGGGTCCACGCGGGGGCCGTTCTGGCCGCCTTGCTATTCGCGCGCGGGCGGCGCATGTGCAGCGCTGACGGCGCTGGCGTTCCTCCTCCGCGACACGGCGCCCCGTGCTG GTAACAAGAACAAAGAAATGTGCAGAGGTGAGCTCGTGTTCGTGCACCCAACCAACCTCTTGGAGCTCCTCTGCCCCCCTGAAGGACTGGATGGCATCGTTGCTCGGACTAAGGGCGTGTGgcctcctctcttcttcagcGCTGGAGTGGAGGTGGCGTCAGTGGCGGATCCGTTGAGGTGGTGTCGGGCCGTCGTCAGCGGCGGCGCGCTGGGCAACCCCACGACGGCCGCCATCGCGCACATGCTCAACAACCGGCGCGAGTTCCCCACCGCGGCCACCATCGTCGACTTCCTCATCATGTCCATCAACACGAGGACATCACCGGGGAGCTCCGCGTCCTCGACGGAGGAGACGGGGATGGGGACTCCGTGTCCACAGGCACGAATAGGGAGCTCCACAGGCCTGGACGTGCCCTCCACGGACAACGGCGGTGGCGAACTCCTCCAGCAGCCTCTTGGTGCGTTGGAGCAGGTGCCGCAGCCTGCTCTTTTGTGCTCCTCGTCTCCTCCATGGGCAGCACGGGACGGGGTTGGAGGCCCATGGACATCAGCGCCCTCTCCTTCATTCTCCGCATCGGCGTGCTAG
- the LOC136474352 gene encoding putative GEM-like protein 8 produces the protein MEGSATTAATEGHVVGIPVSTRAYGIEEPDFPAEETQTPDRGEFPSSFQYSSHSHDATSSTTPTTDRPTSNQHAASRKGDKIHGIKEHVTMGTKLSETVKGKLSLATKILQAGGVEKMFRQWFSVDKNEKLLRASQCYLSTTAGPIAGMLFVSTARVAFRSDRSLVVSTPRGDRAGRAPYKVTIPLWKVKCVRPSENKHRPEQKYVHLATNDGFEFWFMGFVSYNKSLHHLERAVAYAQQAQ, from the exons ATGGAGgggtcggcgacgacggcggcgactgAGGGCCATGTGGTTGGGATCCCGGTGAGCACCAGGGCTTATGGCATCGAGGAGCCCGACTTCCCGGCGGAGGAGACACAGACGCCCGACCGTGGAGAATTCCCGAGCTCCTTCCAGTACAGCAGCCATAGCCATG ATGCTACCAGCTCAACGACACCGACCACCGATCGGCCGACGAGCAATCAACACGCTGCCAGCAGGAAGGGAGACAAGATTCATGGAATCAAAGAGCACG TGACCATGGGGACAAAGCTCTCGGAGACGGTGAAGGGGAAGCTCTCGCTGGCCACCAAGATCCTCCAGGCCGGCGGCGTGGAGAAGATGTTCCGGCAGTGGTTCTCCGTGGACAAGAACGAGAAGCTGCTGCGGGCGTCGCAGTGCTACCTGTCGACGACGGCGGGGCCCATCGCCGGGATGCTGTTCGTCTCCACGGCGCGGGTGGCGTTCCGCAGCGACCGGTCGCTGGTGGTGTCCACCCCGCGCGGGGACAGGGCCGGGCGCGCGCCGTACAAGGTGACCATCCCGCTGTGGAAGGTGAAGTGCGTGCGGCCCAGCGAGAACAAGCACCGGCCGGAGCAGAAGTACGTGCACCTCGCCACCAACGACGGCTTCGAGTTCTGGTTCATGGGCTTCGTCTCCTACAACAAGTCGCTGCACCACCTGGAGCGCGCCGTCGCGTACGCCCAGCAGGCGCAATGA